A single Aspergillus puulaauensis MK2 DNA, chromosome 7, nearly complete sequence DNA region contains:
- the cbf5 gene encoding pseudouridine synthase CBF5 (BUSCO:EOG0926273Q;~COG:J;~EggNog:ENOG410PFV3;~InterPro:IPR012960,IPR020103,IPR032819,IPR004802, IPR002501,IPR015947,IPR004521,IPR002478;~PFAM:PF16198,PF08068,PF01509,PF01472;~go_function: GO:0003723 - RNA binding [Evidence IEA];~go_function: GO:0009982 - pseudouridine synthase activity [Evidence IEA];~go_process: GO:0001522 - pseudouridine synthesis [Evidence IEA];~go_process: GO:0006396 - RNA processing [Evidence IEA];~go_process: GO:0009451 - RNA modification [Evidence IEA]), with protein MAMEAVDYTIKPEASTSNISTEDWPLLLKNYEKLMVRTGHFTPIPAGSSPLKRDLKSYINSGVINLDKPSNPSSHEVVAWMKRILRAEKTGHSGTLDPKVTGCLIVCIDRATRLVKSQQGAGKEYVCVIRLHDRIPGGEAQFKRALETLTGALFQRPPLISAVKRQLRIRTIHESKLYEFDNDRHLGVFWVSCEAGTYIRTLCVHLGLLLGVGAHMQELRRVRSGAMDENKGMVTLHDVLDAQWLYDNQRDETYLRKVIKPLESLLTTYKRIVVKDSAVNAVCYGAKLMIPGLLRFESNIELGEEVVLMTTKGEAIAIGIAQMSTVELSTCDHGVVAKVKRCIMERDLYPRRWGLGPVALEKKKLKSSGKLDKYGRMNEATPAKWKTDYKDYSAPEEDSAQPAVDVAAKQDVAPKEESSPEQNDSKMEIDDSKEDDEKKKRKRHEGETAEERAERKRKKKEKKEKKERRKSKQEKDDSDESD; from the exons ATGGCCATGGAAGCGGTGGACTACACAATCAAGCCGGAggcttcaacctccaacatTAGCACGGAAGACtggccgctgctgctcaaAAATTATGAGAAGC TTATGGTCAGGACTGGACATTTCACTCCCATTCCCGCCGGATCCTCTCCCCTCAAGCGAGACTTGAAATCGTACATAAATTCCGGTGTTATCAACCTCGATAAGCCCTCAAACCCGTCCAGTCATGAAGTTGTTGCTTGGATGAAGAGAATACTGAG GGCGGAAAAGACTGGGCACAGCGGTACACTTGATCCCAAGGTCACTGGTTGCTTGATTGTTTGCATTGATCGTGCTACTCGTTTGGTCAAATCCCAGCAAGGTGCCGGAAAAGAGTATGTTTGTGTTATCCGCCTCCACGACAGAATTCCTGGTGGAGAGGCTCAATTCAAGCGCGCCCTCGAAACTCTCACAGGTGCTCTCTTCCAGCGCCCACCTTTGATTTCTGCAGTCAAGCGCCAGCTTCGCATCAGGACAATCCATGAGAGCAAGCTCTACGAGTTCGACAATGATAGGCACCTTGGTGTTTTCTGGGTCAGCTGTGAAGCTGGTACTTATATCCGTACCCTCTGTGTTCATCTTGGACTTCTTCTTGGTGTTGGCGCGCACATGCAGGAACTGAGACGTGTGCGAAGTGGAGCTATGGATGAAAACAAGGGCATGGTCACCCTGCACGACGTCTTGGATGCCCAATGGCTATACGATAATCAACGAGATGAAACCTACCTGCGCAAAGTCATCAAGCCCTTAGAGTCTCTTCTCACAACTTACAAGCGTATCGTCGTGAAGGACAGTGCAGTGAACGCCGTTTGCTACGGTGCTAAACTTATGATTCCCGGTCTCCTGCGTTTTG AGTCCAATATCGAGCTCGGTGAGGAGGTTGTGCTTATGACCACCAAGGGTGAGGCTATCGCAATCGGCATTGCCCAGATGTCAACCGTGGAACTTTCTACCTGCGACCACGGCGTCGTTGCCAAGGTTAAACGTTGTATCATGGAACGTGACCTGTACCCTCGCAGGTGGGGGTTGGGTCCTGTTGCGttagaaaagaagaagctcaagtcGTCCGGAAAACTTGAC AAATACGGACGAATGAATGAAGCCACCCCGGCCAAATGGAAGACCGACTACAAGGATTATAGCGCACCAGAAGAAGACTCTGCACAACCCGCTGTTGATGTGGCTGCCAAGCAAGACGTCGCGCCCAAGGAAGAATCCTCGCCTGAGCAAAACGATTCTAAGATGGAGATTGATGACTCCAAGGAGGACGATGAGAAGAAAAAGCGCAAGCGACATGAAGGCGAAACTGCTGAAGAGCGCGCTGAGCGTaagcgcaagaagaaggagaagaaggagaagaaggagcgaAGGAAGTccaagcaggagaaggatgacagcgacgagagTGATTAA
- a CDS encoding uncharacterized protein (COG:S;~EggNog:ENOG410PPP7;~InterPro:IPR007599;~PFAM:PF04511;~TransMembrane:2 (i92-125o137-156i)), producing MDDFRALPPVARTLTALTFIESALVHSQTLSYYFVPFIPRLLLNFCPEIWRLCTPYLLTDPKLNFVFDLYFMYTYSSRLEFGSPRFRNPGSFFVYVLFIASVIMLTAGFYLGAGVFTQALILAFAYTYSQDNKGTRTMFFVVEIPTLFLPWARLALTFVMKGWYPASIEFTGIVAAHLYDFVTRIYPTFGGGKNYIVTPAFIQRWFTGSLRGGQERVYGQAYRPPNEGENGPRGWASSVRTVWDSRGSGRRLGGN from the exons ATGGATGACTTTCGGGCTCTTCCTCCCGTCGCCAG GACACTTACTGCACTCACATTTATTGAGTCGGCATTAGTTCACAGTCAAACCCTCAGCTACTATTTTGTCCCCTTTATTCCTCGACTTCTTTTGAATTTTTGTCCCGAGATATGGAGGTTGTGCACTCCGTATCTCTTGACAGATCCAAAGCTGAATTTTGTGTTTGACCTTTATTTCA TGTACACATATTCCAGCAGACTTGAATTTGGCTCGCCTCGATTCAGAAATCCTGGAAGCTTTTTCGTCTATGTGCTTTTCATTGCGTCTGTTATCATG CTTACCGCAGGTTTTTACTTGGGAGCCGGGGTATTCACGCAGG CCTTGATCCTGGCATTCGCCTACACGTACTCTCAGGATAACAAGGGTACTAGAACCATGTTCTTCGTAGTCGAGATACCCACCTTATTTCTGCCTTGGGCGAGGCTTGCCCTAACTTTCGTTATGAAGGGGTGGTATCCCGCGTCTATTGAATTCACTGGAATAGTGGCCGCCCACTTGTATGACTTTGTGACCCGCATATATCCAACTTTTGGTGGAGGGAAGAATTATATTGTCACACCAGCATTCATTCAAAGGTGGTTTACCGGGTCGTTGCGAGGAGGCCAGGAACGCGTGTACGGTCAAGCCTACCGGCCTCCGAACGAAGGAGAGAATGGTCCCCGGGGTTGGGCGTCGTCTGTCCGAACTGTCTGGGATAGCAGAGGCTCAGGTCGCAGACTCGGTGGAAATTAG
- a CDS encoding uncharacterized protein (COG:S;~EggNog:ENOG410PP7B;~InterPro:IPR029069), whose protein sequence is MKKATISRPLGLANQRGNSCARRGYASSLPERLYQDLTSRQLPLFFDYLHPQPSHLLDLTLTGLFPNLDTFPRTQTTLPTISRPSPLPPAHHLVYFPPQVTPSQLLPDGTDTLHSPGAPFNRRLWVGGGVKFADTNKLMLSGHRAVCIEGIRDVIVKGQQGEEKIFVKIERQINTVGEGETENDIRKRIWRSDNKDMGEHAPVVEGRNLMFMRDKTADQLDRDKAKFSQVSKTIKSPTNPKFRYQIKPTRALLFRFSALTFNAHLIHLDKDYTRDVEGYRNLLVHGPLTLALLLTALRHHLHGTGLTISDIDYKNLAPLYVEEELTICGKPKPTRENAWDVWIEAKDGGAAVRGTAHVGGVADWPYASYQ, encoded by the exons atgaagaaggcgacgaTATCACGGCCTCTAGGCTTAGCTAATCAGCGGGGCAATTCTTGTGCGAGACGAGGGTATGCCTCCTCGCTACCGGAACGTTTATACCAAGATTTGACATCCCGCCAGCTTCCTTTATTCTTTGattatcttcatcctcagcccTCCCACCTCTTGGATCTAACATTAACAGGCCTCTTTCCCAATTTAGACACATTCCCTCGAACACAAACCACTCTTCCAACTATCAGTCGGCCTTCGCCTTTACCGCCGGCCCACCACCTAGTCTACTTCCCTCCACAAGTCACGCCGTCCCAGCTCTTACCCGACGGCACCGATACCCTACATTCTCCTGGTGCGCCTTTCAATAGGCGCCTATGGGTCGGCGGTGGGGTTAAATTTGCAGATACAAATAAACTGATGCTAAGCGGCCACCGCGCCGTATGTATTGAGGGAATCCGCGATGTTATTGTCAAAGGCCAacagggagaagagaaaatatTTGTCAAAATAGAGAGGCAAATAAACACCGTGGGGGAAGGCGAGACTGAAAATGACATAAGGAAACGAATATGGAGGAGTGATAACAAGGATATGGGAGAGCACGCCCCAGTCGTCGAGGGCAGGAACTTGATGTTCATGCGCGATAAAACCGCCGACCAATTAGACCGGGATAAGGCGAAGTTCTCTCAGGTCTCCAAAACAATTAAAT CTCCCACAAACCCGAAGTTTCGCTATCAGATCAAGCCTACTAGGGCGCTACTTTTCCGTTTCTCGGCCCTAACTTTCAATGCACATTTAATTCATCTTGATAAGGATTACACACGAGACGTCGAAGGCTATCGGAACCTACTTGTGCATGGTCCTTTGACATTGGCTCTTCTTCTTACGGCCCTTCGCCACCATCTACATGGGACTGGCCTGACTATCAGCGACATTGATTACAAAAATCTGGCACCCCTCTATGTGGAAGAGGAGTTAACTATATGTGGCAAGCCAAAACCAACCAGAGAAAACGCCTGGGACGTCTGGATCGAGGCAAAAGACGGAGGTGCAGCCGTCCGAGGCACTGCTCACGTTGGCGGCGTTGCAGATTGGCCCTACGCTTCATACCAATGA